DNA from Neosynechococcus sphagnicola sy1:
GTCTCTACAATCAGTGCAATCAGCCTCAAAACCGTTGTCACTAACGTAAGTATCGTCGGTTCAACCGATGGTTTGACCTTTGAAGCCTTCATTGCTCGCCACCTGGTTCCGAAACTTTGGAAAGGAGCTTGTGTGATTATGGATAACTACTCGATACACAACCATGACACGATCAGAAAGCTGATTGAGGACGTGGGTGCTAAGTTGATTTA
Protein-coding regions in this window:
- a CDS encoding transposase, with amino-acid sequence VSTISAISLKTVVTNVSIVGSTDGLTFEAFIARHLVPKLWKGACVIMDNYSIHNHDTIRKLIEDVGAKLIYLPPYSPDFSPIENCFSKI